The following are encoded in a window of Cryptococcus neoformans var. neoformans B-3501A chromosome 13, whole genome shotgun sequence genomic DNA:
- a CDS encoding hypothetical protein (Match to ESTs gb|CF194777.1|CF194777, gb|CF192409.1|CF192409, gb|CF189649.1|CF189649; Similar to gi|40739468|gb|EAA58658.1| hypothetical protein AN6274.2 [Aspergillus nidulans FGSC A4], FASTA scores: opt: 756, E(): 2e-41, (46.780% identity (71.864% similar) in 295 aa overlap (11-303:6-291)); HMMPfam hit to adh_short, short chain dehydrogenase, score: 124.8, E(): 2e-34), whose product MSARALFESISQGGFELPKLFNVEGWVAVVTGGGTGLGLVTATALAENGAKVYITGRREEPLKAAAESYAKSGNQGRGTIVAVQADVSTKEGIQKFVEEIKSKEKWVNVLINNHGVSLGCANIDDCEQTPEGLSKQMFEGETFECWLNTYKINTASYHFTTFAFLPLLAAAKTVGGSPEPGNIVNLSSMSGITKTSQRGQFNYNAGKAATISLSKQQAAEFARRGLGIRVNCICPGYFPSGMTIIPPENNTGSDAHFKEFRNQWGIPLGRPGNAIDYAQCIFGVVTNQYVTGAEIVIDGGWLLEEAF is encoded by the exons ATGTCTGCCAGAGCTCTTTTCGAATCTATTAGTCAAGGTGGTTTTGAGCTGCCCAAACTTTTCAACGTAGAAGGCTGGGTTGCTGTTG TCACTGGCGGCGGAACCGGTTTAGGACTCGTCACAGCCACCGCTTTAGCTGAGAACGGGGCTAAAGTATACATcacaggaagaagggaagaacCTCTCAAAGCCGCCGCTGAAAGTTATGCCAAATCGGGGAACCAGGGAAGAGGGACCATCGTTGCTGTTCAAGCTGATGTCAGTACTAAAGAGGGTATCCAAA AATTCGTTGAAGAGATTAAGTCAAAGGAGAAGTGGGTCAATGTTCTGATAAACA ACCACGGAGTCTCCCTCGGATGTGCCAATATCGACGATTGCGAACAAACCCCCGAAGGACTCTCAAAGCAGAtgtttgaaggagaaacCTTCGAGTGCTG GCTCAACACTTACAAAATCAACACTGCTTCATACCATTTCACAACATtcgctttccttcctctactCGCTGCGGCCAAAACAGTGGGTGGGTCCCCCGAACCTGGAAACATCGTCAACTTGTCCTCAATGTCTGGTATCACCAAAACTTCTCAGAGGGGTCAGTTCAACTATAATGCTGGAAA AGCTGCTACTATCTCCCTTTCTAAACAGCAAGCTGCTGAATTTGCTCGACGAGGTTTAGGTATCCGAGTG AACTGCATCTGCCCAGGATACTTCCCATCT GGAATGACTATAATTCCACCAGAGAACAACACCGGCTCAGACGCTCATTTCAAAGAGTTCAGAAACCAGTGGGGTATCCCACTTGGAAGACCTGGAAATGCTATTGATTACGCTCAGTGTATCTTTGGTGTTGTCACT AATCAATATGTCACCGGAGCTGAGATTGTCATTGATGGTGGATGGTTATTGGAAGAGG CTTTCTAA
- a CDS encoding hypothetical protein (Similar to gi|40741165|gb|EAA60355.1| hypothetical protein AN4785.2 [Aspergillus nidulans FGSC A4], FASTA scores: opt: 712, E(): 1.1e-35, (30.382% identity (60.764% similar) in 576 aa overlap (50-612:83-618)); HMMPfam hit to Fungal_trans, Fungal specific transcription factor domain, score: 79.9, E(): 6.6e-21) has translation MSLAIDKARMLRLPKSQSHVNHSYRLPTTIAPPSPDFSFNRTEPRTSAIRLSSPTALISLPPTRVPSIEPESGPPQSTSDEVDGSYEWKEAAKQVPGQANLQADAGMASLTSSGKGASYLGLSSGATFLNAIRRLSPQAVAELSPNGAFITSGSLVMGGCSNALQELNPNPAEQQVALPSAVKTKSLVESYFRYFHPLTPLVHEPTIRAQISGAVPIVKPGSDVLMYMIFAMGALDLAQSEEDDDGHEYYETARQSMDREILEGGTLPLVQGLAIMANYLQRNNRPNAGYLCLGMAIRMATALGLHTPAAGKKCSALEKEMRIRVWWSLVALEAGCAVTFGRPHSVGPFQLAAIPLPLNVDDEYLTVSTTVQPKSCDSPTLYTALIVQAKLAKVTCGIHDRILQSHPAPTVEQVKRYDERVVSVLQARSNILQVEQNGPYGPYHLARRIQIWRTKDFRAVLHRPILLAAAWDTSHRKILLPGVREAIEACRMLALENLEDIGNFVSTQPNHQRGTEWYTLYFAFQASLTLLLSIVWEPHHTNATQWRSVLTSTALWFRQIQSMKRLALAYASVLESVVGKLPPLEVIDALIRAVGDTSSSSQSNLGIMPNPVTDQGSADILDFERYWMELWDNDTSTSNLGWSVDDNTQNGWQF, from the exons ATGTCGTTGGCCATTGACAAAGCGAGGATGTTACGACTACCAAAAAGTCAG TCTCACGTCAATCATTCCTATAGACTACCCACCACCATTGCTCCCCCATCTCCCGACTTCAGCTTTAACAGAACGGAACCTCGCACTTCAGCGATACGCCTTTCTTCCCCGACTGCGTTGATATCTTTACCTCCTACTCGAGTGCCATCCATTGAACCTGAGTCAGGGCCGCCTCAGTCGACCTCAGATGAAGTCGACGGTAGTTACGAATGGAAAGAAGCAGCAAAACAGGTCCCTGGTCAAGCAAACTTGCAAGCAGACGCTGGGATGGCAAGTTTGACTTCTTCAGGTAAAGGCGCTAGTTATCTCGGTCTATCGTCAGGGGCAACATTCTTGAACGCCATTAGAAGGCTGTCTCCGCAAGCTGTGGCGGAGCTGTCGCCAAATGGCGCGTTCATAACTTCTGGTTCGTTGGTGATGGGCGGTTGTTCGAATGCGTTGCAGGAATTGAACCCAAATCCGGCAGAACAACAAGTTGCTCTGCCTTCTGCTGTAAAAACAAAATCTTTGGTGGAAAGTTACTTCCGATACTTTC ATCCCCTCACTCCTCTTGTTCACGAGCCAACCATCCGGGCGCAAATCAGTGGTGCTGTTCCAATCGTCAAACCCGGTTCAGACGTATTGATGTATATGATCTTCGCCATGGGTGCTTTAGATCTAGCTCAAtccgaagaagatgatgatggacaTGAGTACTATGAGACAGCCCGGCAATCTATGGATAGAGAAATTCTGGAAGGTGGAACTTTACCTCTTGTTCAGGGTCTAGCGATCATGGCGAATTATTTGCAACGTAATAACCGTCCTAACGCTGGGTATTTGTGTTTGGGTATGGCGATACGTATGGCTACTGCCTTAGGACTGCATACGCCCGCAGCAGGGAAGAAATGCTCTGCCctggagaaagagatgagaatCAGGGTGTGGTGGTCTCTGGTAGCTTTGGAAGCTGGTTGTGCGGTGACTTTCGGTAGACCACATTCAGTTGGACCGTTTCAACTGGCAGCGATACCATTACCTCTTAATGTGGATGACGAGTATTTGACCGTATCGACCACTGTACAACCGAAATCTTGTGACAGTCCAACGCTTTATACAGCTTTGATCGTCCAAGCGAAACTTGCGAAAGTCACTTGTGGTATTCATGATAGGATCTTACAGTCTCACCCTGCCCCGACTGTTGAACAAGTCAAAAGGTACGATGAGAGAGTGGTTTCAGTTCTGCAGGCCCGGTCGAATATCTTACAGGTCGAACAGAATGGTCCTTATGGTCCTTACCACCTGGCTAGGAGGATTCAGATATGGCGCACAAAGGATTTCAGAGCGGTTCTTCATAGACCAATCTTGTTGGCCGCTGCTTGGGATACCAGTCATAGGAAGATACTGCTGCCTGGTGTGAGGGAAGCTATCGA AGCATGTCGAATGCTGGCTCTGGAAAACCTCGAAGATATCGGCAATTTCGTTTCTACCCAGCCAAATCATCAAAGAGGAACTGAATGGTACACTCTGTACTTTGCTTTTCAAGCTTCCTTGACGCTATTACTATCAATTGTGTGGGAGCCGCATCATACCAATGCCACACAGTGGAGATCCGTACTTACCTCTACAGCGCTTTGGTTTAGGCAGATACAATCAATGAAGAGG CTTGCTTTGGCCTATGCGTCAGTGCTCGAGAGTGTTGTCGGGAAACTTCCTCCACTGGAAGTGATTGATGCACTGATCCGTGCAGTGGGAGATACCTCATCAAGCTCTCAATCGAACTTAGGGATCATGCCAAATCCTGTTACGGATCAAGGGAGTGCAGATATCCTGGATTTTGAACGATATTG GATGGAGCTTTGGGATAACGATACTAGTACATCTAACTTGGGATGGTCCGTTGATGATAACACGCAGAATGGTTGGCAGTTTTGA